A genome region from Candidatus Zixiibacteriota bacterium includes the following:
- a CDS encoding type II secretion system protein: protein MFSRFHNRKGFTLIELMIVVVIIGILAALAIPRFMQASSKAKQSEAKQILKQIYTMQHAYRQANPTYGDAGATAVGGQQFPQIGVEIQASANYSYNMSVANATNFTCIATWAAPGLDDDATADVWQIIETGALTNTTNDVNS, encoded by the coding sequence ATGTTCTCACGGTTCCACAATCGCAAGGGTTTCACCCTTATCGAGTTGATGATCGTGGTGGTCATCATTGGTATCTTGGCGGCTCTGGCTATACCGCGTTTCATGCAGGCGTCTTCGAAGGCCAAGCAGAGCGAGGCCAAGCAGATTCTGAAGCAGATCTACACCATGCAGCACGCCTATCGCCAGGCCAACCCGACCTATGGTGATGCTGGTGCCACCGCTGTCGGCGGCCAGCAGTTCCCGCAGATCGGCGTGGAAATCCAGGCCAGCGCCAACTACAGCTACAACATGAGTGTGGCTAACGCCACCAACTTCACGTGTATAGCTACTTGGGCTGCTCCGGGACTAGACGACGACGCTACCGCGGACGTTTGGCAAATCATTGAGACCGGTGCTTTGACCAATACGACCAACGACGTGAACAGCTAA
- a CDS encoding prepilin-type N-terminal cleavage/methylation domain-containing protein — MLRRCHSNRGFTLIELMIVVVIIGILAALAIPRFKQASTKAKQAEPQGILKLVYTMQHAQRQETATYADAGVTALAGQWFPTLGIEIPVTAKYTYQITVANANQFTAVATIANPGLDDDPSADQWQIDQTGALTNPVNDVIL; from the coding sequence ATGTTGCGGAGATGTCACAGCAATCGGGGCTTTACGCTGATTGAGTTGATGATCGTTGTGGTCATCATCGGTATCCTGGCGGCGCTGGCGATTCCGCGGTTCAAGCAGGCCAGCACCAAGGCCAAGCAGGCGGAGCCCCAGGGGATTCTGAAGCTCGTCTATACCATGCAGCACGCGCAGCGGCAGGAAACCGCCACCTATGCCGATGCCGGCGTCACGGCTCTTGCCGGTCAGTGGTTCCCGACGCTTGGGATTGAAATACCGGTAACCGCTAAATACACCTACCAGATCACAGTCGCCAACGCGAACCAGTTTACAGCCGTTGCTACGATCGCCAATCCGGGTCTCGACGATGACCCGTCGGCGGACCAGTGGCAGATCGACCAGACCGGCGCGCTCACGAATCCGGTGAACGACGTTATCCTGTAA
- a CDS encoding sigma-54 dependent transcriptional regulator codes for MPSRILVIDDEDSMCNFMEIMLAKQGYTVDTTTSGKEGVSLLKDNNYELVIADLNMPQMDGIEVLKAVKSFKKEQELIVMTAYASVDTAIEAMKQGAADYITKPFKVDEIKLVIEKAINRKKLLDENSTLKKQLQGDNSFDKFIGNSEIVVRMKKLAKRVAGSDSTVMIRGESGTGKDLIARAIHHHSPRCGGPFVTINCAALPETLLESELFGHKKGSFTGAIKDKEGLFSVANGGTFFLDEVGNTSLAIQVKLLRVLEDKKITPVGDTKPVEVDVRLIAATNADLEEDVKAARFRADLFYRLNVIPILIPPLRERKDDIPLLVDYFVSRFCSRVNTGSKKVSERAMALLTGYLWPGNVRELENTIERAVLLNRSDSLDVADFPEKLSQTEQMSLVKEAAPANPTLESIEKAYIQYVMEQTEGKKAEAARILGIDTSTLYRKIERYKLKDGSPKNSAKPKED; via the coding sequence ATGCCGTCACGGATACTGGTTATCGATGACGAAGACTCCATGTGCAATTTCATGGAGATCATGCTGGCCAAGCAGGGGTACACCGTGGACACCACCACGTCCGGCAAGGAGGGGGTGTCACTTCTGAAAGACAACAATTACGAGTTGGTCATTGCCGACCTCAATATGCCGCAGATGGACGGTATCGAGGTGCTTAAGGCGGTCAAATCGTTCAAGAAAGAGCAGGAATTGATTGTCATGACCGCCTACGCCTCGGTGGATACGGCCATCGAAGCTATGAAACAAGGCGCGGCGGATTACATCACCAAGCCGTTCAAGGTAGACGAAATCAAGCTGGTGATCGAGAAGGCGATCAATCGCAAGAAGCTGCTCGACGAGAATTCCACACTCAAGAAACAGCTCCAGGGGGACAACTCGTTCGACAAGTTCATCGGTAATTCCGAAATAGTCGTGCGGATGAAGAAACTGGCGAAGCGGGTAGCCGGTTCAGACTCGACCGTCATGATCCGCGGGGAATCCGGCACAGGCAAAGATTTGATTGCCCGCGCCATTCACCATCATTCACCGCGCTGTGGCGGACCGTTTGTCACTATCAACTGCGCTGCCCTCCCGGAGACGCTTCTCGAGTCCGAGCTGTTCGGTCACAAGAAAGGGTCGTTCACCGGAGCTATCAAAGACAAAGAGGGGTTGTTCTCGGTCGCCAACGGCGGGACATTCTTCCTCGATGAAGTCGGTAATACATCGCTCGCAATTCAGGTCAAGCTTCTGCGCGTCCTCGAAGACAAGAAAATCACTCCGGTCGGCGACACCAAGCCGGTGGAAGTTGATGTCAGGTTAATCGCTGCTACCAATGCCGATCTGGAAGAGGATGTCAAAGCTGCGCGGTTCCGGGCGGATCTGTTCTATCGCTTGAATGTCATCCCGATTCTGATACCGCCGCTTCGTGAACGCAAAGACGACATCCCGCTGTTGGTCGATTACTTTGTCTCCCGCTTCTGTTCTCGGGTGAATACCGGCTCGAAGAAAGTATCCGAGCGCGCCATGGCGCTGTTGACCGGTTACCTATGGCCGGGGAATGTCCGGGAACTGGAGAACACGATTGAGCGGGCCGTGCTGTTGAATCGCTCGGACTCACTCGATGTTGCCGATTTTCCGGAGAAACTGAGCCAGACCGAGCAAATGTCATTGGTGAAAGAAGCTGCTCCTGCCAATCCCACGCTGGAATCGATTGAGAAAGCGTACATCCAATATGTCATGGAACAAACCGAGGGGAAGAAGGCCGAAGCGGCGCGGATACTGGGAATCGATACCTCGACTCTGTACCGAAAGATTGAACGGTACAAGCTGAAGGACGGCTCGCCGAAAAATTCGGCCAAGCCGAAGGAAGATTGA
- a CDS encoding uroporphyrinogen decarboxylase family protein → MNKDRLSHRERIQSILAGEKPDRFAASFWRHFFHMEGTAEGTIEAMLAFQKRFDWDFMKINPRADYHIEDWGFKQEYSRSEFEKHRKLAYPINTIEDWKKIGPLPTTSPVLAEHLKIVSELRRRSGPDLPIFMTVFTPLAIVGRMVPDNNMLVEHIRTDPGLILSALEAITVTFERFAVEVRNAGADGLFYATTHWASSDLLTWQEYQKFGVPYDLRVVRAAGDDAMNLFHVCAPNNYLRQLSAIDYSASMYNWDAADPTNMPLDKAVHAYPGKVLVGGVDHQGWLLRSDAAEMPHFVVEIKKKFDPSRVIIGPGCAIAPETPMENLQAIRDSL, encoded by the coding sequence ATGAACAAGGACAGACTATCCCATCGGGAACGAATCCAATCGATTCTGGCCGGCGAGAAACCGGACCGGTTCGCAGCCTCGTTCTGGCGGCACTTTTTCCATATGGAGGGAACTGCTGAGGGGACGATCGAAGCCATGCTGGCGTTTCAGAAACGGTTCGACTGGGATTTCATGAAGATCAACCCCCGGGCGGATTACCATATCGAGGACTGGGGATTCAAGCAGGAATATTCACGCAGCGAGTTTGAGAAGCACCGGAAGTTGGCGTATCCGATCAACACGATCGAGGACTGGAAGAAGATCGGTCCCCTGCCAACAACTTCGCCGGTGCTGGCGGAGCACCTGAAGATAGTATCGGAGCTCCGCCGCAGGAGTGGGCCGGATCTGCCGATATTCATGACTGTATTCACGCCGTTGGCGATTGTGGGGAGGATGGTCCCCGACAACAACATGCTGGTCGAACATATTCGAACGGACCCGGGCTTGATACTAAGTGCTTTGGAGGCTATCACGGTGACATTCGAACGATTCGCAGTCGAAGTACGCAACGCCGGGGCCGACGGGTTATTCTACGCGACTACCCACTGGGCGTCATCGGATCTACTGACCTGGCAGGAGTACCAGAAATTCGGCGTGCCGTATGATCTACGAGTCGTTCGAGCTGCCGGCGATGATGCCATGAACTTATTTCATGTCTGTGCCCCCAACAACTATCTGCGCCAATTGTCGGCCATAGACTACTCGGCGTCGATGTACAACTGGGACGCGGCAGACCCGACCAACATGCCGCTCGATAAAGCGGTGCATGCATATCCCGGCAAGGTGCTGGTAGGTGGCGTTGACCACCAGGGCTGGTTGCTCAGAAGCGACGCCGCGGAGATGCCGCACTTTGTCGTTGAGATTAAGAAGAAATTCGATCCGAGCCGGGTTATTATTGGCCCCGGATGCGCCATTGCCCCGGAGACACCGATGGAGAATCTTCAAGCCATAAGGGACAGCTTATGA
- a CDS encoding GAF domain-containing protein produces the protein MMDNARRQLVDNIRIAIAEHANETDILKAAAELINEFSEDFHWTGFYLMKGNRLEVGPYIGPETPHKVIELSKGICGAAAKEKRTIIVDDVKSDPRFLACSLTTRSEIVVPLLDGDRVLGEIDIDSNHPSNFTAQDRVMLEAIANEIVSRLKQV, from the coding sequence ATGATGGACAACGCGCGACGCCAACTGGTGGACAACATTCGTATCGCCATCGCCGAACATGCCAATGAGACAGACATCCTCAAAGCGGCTGCCGAGTTGATCAACGAGTTTTCCGAGGATTTCCACTGGACCGGCTTCTATCTGATGAAAGGAAACCGGCTGGAGGTGGGGCCGTATATCGGACCGGAGACACCACACAAGGTGATCGAGCTGAGTAAGGGAATCTGCGGGGCTGCGGCCAAGGAGAAGCGGACGATCATCGTGGACGATGTCAAAAGCGACCCCCGGTTTCTGGCCTGCTCGCTGACTACCCGTTCCGAGATCGTGGTGCCGCTTCTGGATGGAGACAGGGTGTTGGGTGAAATCGATATCGACTCCAACCATCCCTCGAATTTCACCGCCCAGGACCGGGTTATGCTCGAAGCAATAGCTAACGAGATTGTCAGTCGGTTGAAGCAGGTTTGA
- a CDS encoding DUF5668 domain-containing protein has protein sequence MFWGILLLLLGVLMLLSELDIIQGRFWNFFWPALIIAIGVSVIAKHTKKPSAP, from the coding sequence ATGTTTTGGGGCATTCTTCTGCTTTTGCTTGGCGTACTGATGCTGTTGAGCGAACTGGATATCATCCAGGGGCGATTCTGGAATTTCTTCTGGCCCGCCCTTATCATTGCCATTGGGGTATCGGTCATTGCCAAGCATACCAAAAAACCATCCGCGCCATGA
- a CDS encoding BlaI/MecI/CopY family transcriptional regulator has protein sequence MTASFYFDPDGTGSGVFLGPLEARLMELVWDKGALTVKQALYLMGKDANIAYSTIMTVLTRLAEKQILKRSKEGKNFVYEPTISREDFIKSRVNQIEACLSRNFGRQTRKS, from the coding sequence ATGACGGCGTCGTTCTATTTTGACCCTGACGGCACCGGCAGCGGCGTATTTCTTGGACCGCTGGAAGCACGCCTCATGGAGCTGGTGTGGGACAAGGGAGCACTGACAGTGAAGCAGGCGCTCTATCTGATGGGGAAAGATGCCAACATCGCGTACTCCACTATCATGACAGTCTTGACGCGATTGGCCGAGAAGCAGATTCTGAAACGATCCAAAGAGGGGAAAAATTTCGTCTACGAGCCGACAATCTCGCGCGAGGATTTCATCAAATCGAGAGTTAATCAGATTGAGGCGTGCCTGTCGCGCAATTTCGGAAGACAGACGCGCAAATCTTAA
- the mce gene encoding methylmalonyl-CoA epimerase has product MNPVTDKHSDSLVSHIGIAVSDLERSIPTYALLTGIRDPHIEDVPDQKVRVAIFDRPSAFGGRIELVAATSPDSPIARFIAKHGEGLHHVCICVENIERRLAELRSAGVKLIDESPRLGAQGAKIAFVHPSSIGGVLIELQEISKTRR; this is encoded by the coding sequence ATGAATCCGGTAACGGATAAGCACTCCGATTCGCTGGTCTCGCATATCGGGATCGCCGTTTCCGATCTTGAGCGAAGCATCCCTACGTACGCACTTTTGACTGGGATACGCGATCCGCACATCGAGGATGTCCCCGATCAGAAGGTCCGCGTGGCCATTTTCGACCGTCCCAGTGCTTTCGGTGGTCGCATCGAACTCGTGGCGGCGACCTCACCGGACAGCCCCATAGCGCGTTTCATTGCCAAACATGGTGAGGGTCTCCACCACGTCTGTATCTGTGTCGAGAATATTGAGCGTCGGCTGGCGGAGTTGAGATCAGCCGGTGTTAAACTTATCGATGAGAGCCCGCGCCTTGGCGCTCAGGGGGCGAAGATCGCGTTTGTGCACCCGTCATCAATTGGCGGCGTGCTGATAGAGCTTCAGGAGATTTCCAAAACCCGCCGTTAA
- a CDS encoding methylmalonyl-CoA mutase family protein, with the protein MTTPPKKTSSGVEIPVVVGPNDHHAEPSTIGQPGSYPFTRGVYADMYRGRLWTMRQYAGFGTAEETNKRFKYLLERGQTGLSVAFDLATQIGYDSDHRMARGEVGRTGVAIDSLADMERLFEGIPLDKVSTSMTINATAVILLAMYIAVGKKQGVAPAQLSGTVQNDILKEFIARGTYILPPGPSMRIITDIFSYGNEQLPKYNTISISGYHIREAGATAAQEVAFTLSNGVAYVEAALKAGLEVDSFAPRLSFFFAAHNDLFEEVAKFRAARRLWARIVGEKFGAKDERSMLLRFHAQTGGSTLTAQQPENNIVRTTIQALAAVLGGTQSLHTNSFDEALALPTEKSAEIALRTQQILAYESGSANSADPLGGSYYVEYLTDEIEAKVVAIMDRIRELGGSVSCVESGYFKDELARSAYEYQKRIESGDTIQVGVNRFRTDSAEIPTVLKLDPELEKRQIANLKQLKSHRDNARVQASLGKLEQTAKGSDNVVPAVIEAVECYATVGEISDVFRHIWGEYHDNR; encoded by the coding sequence ATGACCACGCCTCCGAAAAAAACCTCCTCGGGCGTTGAAATTCCGGTAGTAGTTGGTCCGAACGACCACCACGCTGAACCGAGCACGATTGGGCAGCCCGGCAGCTATCCGTTTACACGCGGCGTCTATGCCGATATGTATCGCGGCCGCCTCTGGACTATGCGCCAGTACGCTGGGTTCGGCACGGCGGAAGAAACAAACAAGCGGTTCAAGTACTTGCTTGAGCGAGGCCAGACCGGCCTTTCAGTGGCTTTCGACCTGGCCACGCAGATCGGTTACGATTCGGATCACCGAATGGCGAGAGGAGAAGTCGGTCGGACCGGTGTAGCGATCGATTCGCTGGCAGACATGGAGCGGCTGTTCGAAGGAATCCCGCTCGATAAAGTCTCAACCTCCATGACAATCAACGCGACCGCCGTCATTCTGTTGGCCATGTACATCGCCGTCGGGAAAAAACAAGGCGTTGCCCCGGCCCAGCTTTCCGGAACGGTCCAGAACGACATTCTCAAGGAGTTCATCGCTCGCGGGACCTATATCCTGCCGCCGGGGCCATCAATGAGGATCATCACCGATATCTTCTCGTATGGCAACGAGCAGTTGCCAAAGTACAACACTATCTCTATTTCAGGGTATCATATCCGCGAGGCAGGGGCGACGGCTGCGCAGGAGGTGGCATTCACTCTCTCGAACGGCGTTGCGTATGTCGAGGCGGCATTGAAAGCCGGCTTGGAGGTTGATAGTTTTGCGCCGCGCCTGTCGTTTTTCTTTGCTGCGCACAACGATTTGTTTGAAGAGGTTGCGAAGTTCCGCGCTGCCCGGAGGCTTTGGGCGAGGATTGTCGGCGAGAAATTTGGCGCCAAGGACGAACGCTCTATGCTGCTTCGCTTTCACGCGCAGACCGGCGGCTCGACCCTCACGGCCCAGCAACCGGAGAACAATATCGTCCGCACGACCATACAAGCACTGGCAGCCGTGCTCGGCGGCACCCAGTCGCTCCACACCAATTCGTTCGATGAGGCGTTGGCACTACCGACTGAAAAATCGGCCGAGATAGCGCTTCGCACCCAACAGATTCTGGCGTACGAATCCGGTTCCGCGAACAGCGCGGACCCACTGGGTGGCTCGTATTACGTCGAATACCTAACTGACGAGATTGAAGCAAAGGTCGTGGCTATTATGGACCGAATTCGCGAACTGGGTGGTTCAGTAAGTTGCGTCGAATCGGGTTACTTCAAGGATGAACTGGCTCGTTCTGCCTACGAGTATCAGAAGCGGATTGAAAGCGGTGACACAATACAGGTTGGTGTGAATCGTTTTCGCACCGACAGTGCTGAAATTCCCACTGTATTGAAGCTTGACCCTGAACTCGAAAAACGCCAGATTGCCAACTTGAAACAGTTGAAATCCCATCGCGACAACGCACGGGTGCAGGCAAGTCTTGGAAAGTTGGAACAAACGGCCAAGGGCAGCGACAATGTTGTGCCGGCCGTCATAGAAGCCGTGGAGTGTTATGCAACAGTGGGTGAGATTTCCGATGTCTTTCGTCACATCTGGGGTGAATACCATGATAACCGGTAG
- a CDS encoding biotin/lipoyl-containing protein, protein MSRYQVTIDGRDYDITLEYRSEHYFATVNGRQVEIRRFGLGDNRSLLLIDNESLEVDVHSAGINGLKSVFMGGMEIQTEIEDYHLAQMRKAAGISHGPAVETVLRAPMPGMVVEVKVQPGQTVVKGQALVVIEAMKMENIIKARGEGIVKVVHVAKGKSVERGDALLEFET, encoded by the coding sequence ATGTCGCGCTATCAGGTTACGATCGATGGCCGCGACTATGATATTACGCTCGAATATCGTTCCGAGCATTACTTTGCCACCGTCAACGGCAGGCAGGTCGAGATCCGTCGGTTCGGACTCGGTGACAACCGTTCCCTGCTCCTTATCGATAATGAATCACTCGAAGTCGATGTTCACTCTGCGGGCATCAACGGATTGAAGTCCGTCTTCATGGGCGGTATGGAGATTCAGACAGAGATCGAGGATTACCATCTGGCGCAAATGCGCAAGGCGGCCGGTATCTCTCACGGTCCGGCGGTAGAAACAGTCCTGAGGGCCCCGATGCCGGGCATGGTGGTCGAGGTGAAAGTTCAGCCGGGACAGACTGTTGTCAAGGGGCAGGCGCTGGTTGTAATCGAAGCCATGAAGATGGAGAACATCATCAAGGCTCGGGGCGAAGGGATCGTGAAAGTCGTGCACGTCGCCAAAGGGAAATCGGTGGAAAGGGGGGACGCTCTGTTGGAGTTCGAGACATGA
- the accC gene encoding acetyl-CoA carboxylase biotin carboxylase subunit, with protein MSTTPICKILIANRGEIAVRVIRACRDLGIKSVAVYSDCDTTAFHVRMADEAYYIGPCPSSQSYLVHDKIIEAAKRSGAEAIHPGYGFLSENAAFAKRCVDEGIIFIGPNANTIALLGDKLAARKAALKAGLPVVPGVDMELSDLSKGLEAARRIGFPVLIKAAAGGGGKGMRIVHSEELFEESLRSAANEARSAFGDARVYVEKYLARPRHVEFQILSDQHGNCVHLGERECSIQRRHQKVIEESPSPIMTQELRAKMGKAALELARASGYVSAGTVEFLVDENRNFYFLEVNTRLQVEHPVTEMVTGLDLVKEQIAIAQGEPLRIKQDDVVLRGHALECRIYAEDPDNGFMPSTGTLKSYVIPAGPGVRVDSGVIAGAEVPVYYDPMIAKLVVWGQNRPEAIGRMKRALEEYRVSGVETTIAFHRVIMDNRKFLDGELSTRLLEDEYPDNVYRRLDDNLRERAALAVALDRFVRERKVDVNNTMTPSPTSNWIRRHRAGSVRWFGGSR; from the coding sequence ATGTCAACCACCCCCATCTGCAAGATCCTCATCGCCAACCGGGGAGAAATCGCGGTTCGGGTCATCCGCGCCTGCCGTGACCTCGGCATCAAATCAGTAGCTGTCTACTCGGACTGCGACACCACGGCGTTCCATGTTCGCATGGCCGATGAGGCGTACTACATCGGTCCGTGTCCTTCGTCGCAGAGCTATCTCGTACACGACAAGATTATCGAAGCCGCCAAACGGAGCGGCGCCGAGGCCATCCATCCGGGTTACGGTTTCCTCTCCGAGAATGCGGCATTCGCGAAGCGATGTGTTGATGAAGGAATAATTTTCATCGGACCAAACGCCAACACGATTGCGCTCCTTGGCGACAAGCTGGCCGCACGTAAGGCGGCGCTCAAGGCCGGATTACCGGTGGTGCCCGGAGTCGACATGGAGTTGAGCGATCTGAGCAAGGGACTCGAGGCGGCACGCCGGATCGGCTTCCCGGTGCTTATCAAAGCAGCTGCCGGTGGTGGCGGCAAAGGAATGCGCATTGTGCATTCGGAAGAGTTGTTCGAGGAATCGCTTCGCTCGGCAGCCAACGAAGCCCGCTCGGCGTTCGGTGACGCCCGCGTGTATGTCGAGAAGTATCTCGCTCGTCCCCGGCATGTGGAGTTCCAGATTCTCAGCGACCAGCACGGCAACTGCGTGCATCTTGGAGAACGCGAGTGCTCTATCCAACGACGGCATCAAAAGGTCATCGAAGAATCTCCGTCTCCGATTATGACGCAGGAACTCCGCGCCAAAATGGGCAAAGCGGCGCTCGAATTGGCACGCGCCAGTGGGTATGTAAGCGCTGGAACGGTTGAATTTCTGGTGGATGAAAACCGCAATTTCTATTTTCTCGAGGTCAATACGCGTCTTCAAGTCGAGCATCCCGTTACCGAGATGGTGACCGGACTTGATCTGGTAAAAGAACAAATCGCCATCGCACAGGGGGAACCGCTCAGGATCAAGCAGGACGACGTTGTTCTGCGCGGCCATGCTCTCGAATGCCGTATCTACGCCGAAGACCCGGACAACGGCTTTATGCCGTCAACAGGTACGCTTAAGAGCTACGTAATACCAGCCGGTCCTGGCGTGCGAGTGGATTCGGGTGTTATAGCAGGGGCGGAAGTGCCAGTTTACTATGACCCCATGATCGCCAAACTGGTGGTCTGGGGGCAAAATCGCCCGGAGGCGATAGGACGGATGAAACGGGCGCTTGAGGAATACCGTGTGTCCGGCGTTGAAACCACGATCGCGTTCCATCGCGTCATTATGGATAATCGGAAGTTTTTGGATGGAGAATTGTCGACGCGGTTACTCGAAGATGAATACCCGGACAATGTGTACCGTCGACTTGACGACAATCTGCGGGAACGGGCGGCGCTGGCGGTTGCTCTGGATCGATTCGTGCGGGAACGCAAGGTAGATGTCAACAACACTATGACGCCGTCGCCGACCTCCAATTGGATTCGTCGCCATCGAGCCGGTTCAGTTCGCTGGTTCGGGGGGAGTCGCTAA
- a CDS encoding DUF559 domain-containing protein — translation MFTNEESPQPPFGHLLPRGEKGEIEQGSGITAEQAEDAKADTSNFPSPFQGEGGPKDRMRVRSKSIRNLHLTKRARSLRRHQTPAESALWRQLRDRRLSGYKFRRQYPAGSFVLDFYCSKARLAIELDGSGHTKNGQPDYDKSRTSTLAGHGIEVVRVWNDELQQNPQGVVTMLLAQLARRGAEPDGGSRGE, via the coding sequence ATGTTTACGAATGAAGAGTCCCCTCAGCCGCCCTTCGGGCACCTTCTCCCCAGAGGGGAGAAGGGGGAGATCGAGCAGGGATCCGGGATAACTGCTGAGCAAGCAGAAGACGCCAAAGCTGATACGTCGAATTTCCCTTCTCCCTTTCAGGGAGAAGGTGGTCCGAAGGACCGGATGAGGGTGCGGAGCAAATCAATACGCAATCTCCATCTGACTAAGCGAGCCCGATCACTCCGTAGACATCAAACTCCAGCCGAGTCGGCTCTGTGGCGGCAGCTCCGGGACCGTCGTCTCAGCGGCTACAAGTTCAGGCGACAATATCCGGCGGGATCATTTGTTCTGGATTTCTACTGCTCAAAGGCGCGATTGGCAATTGAGTTGGATGGCAGCGGTCACACGAAAAACGGCCAACCCGACTACGACAAGTCCCGAACGAGCACGCTGGCTGGTCATGGAATTGAAGTTGTGCGCGTTTGGAACGATGAACTTCAACAGAATCCCCAGGGAGTGGTGACTATGTTGCTCGCACAACTCGCGAGACGCGGCGCAGAGCCGGATGGTGGATCAAGGGGAGAGTAA
- a CDS encoding acyl-CoA carboxylase subunit beta: MRSQAQLGGGQDRIDAQHQKGKLTARERIELLVDDNSFEEFDMFVTHRSTDFGLAEQKVLGDGVITGCGKINGRTVFIFSQDFTVFGGSLSEAHAEKVCKIMEKAMKVGAPVIGLNDSGGARIQEGVVSLGGYADIFLLNTLASGVIPQISVILGPCAGGAVYSPAITDFVLMTKGTSYMFVTGPNVVKTVTHEQVTSEELGGALVHASKSGVAHFACDNEADAITKLKRLFEYIPQNNCEDPPFVASSDPADREDESLNHLIPENPNQPYDIKDVITRVVDEGSFFEVHEEYAANIVVGFARLAGRSIGIIANQPAVMAGVLDINSSVKGARFIRFCDAFNIPLLTFEDVPGFMPGTDQEHGGIIRHGAKLLYAYCEATVPKVTIITRKAYGGAYDVMNSKHVRGDMNYAWPTAEVAVMGPKGAVEIIFKKEIMTSSNPELELKRKEEEYREKFANPFIAAARGYVDDIIEPKTTRPRLIRAFQMLETKKDSNPPRKHGNIPL; encoded by the coding sequence ATGCGCTCGCAGGCGCAATTAGGGGGTGGGCAGGACCGTATCGACGCCCAGCACCAGAAGGGAAAGCTGACCGCCCGCGAGCGAATCGAGCTGCTGGTCGACGACAATTCATTCGAAGAATTCGATATGTTCGTCACGCACCGCTCCACCGATTTCGGGCTGGCTGAACAAAAAGTGCTCGGCGACGGTGTGATCACCGGTTGCGGCAAAATCAACGGAAGAACAGTTTTCATTTTCTCGCAGGACTTCACGGTGTTCGGCGGCTCGCTCTCCGAAGCTCATGCCGAAAAAGTCTGCAAGATTATGGAGAAAGCTATGAAAGTCGGCGCTCCCGTAATCGGTCTTAATGATTCCGGTGGGGCGCGTATTCAAGAGGGGGTCGTGTCGCTTGGCGGGTATGCGGACATATTTCTTCTGAACACACTGGCCTCTGGCGTTATCCCCCAGATTTCGGTTATCCTTGGTCCGTGCGCCGGCGGGGCAGTCTATAGTCCGGCCATCACTGATTTTGTTCTGATGACCAAGGGGACATCATACATGTTTGTCACCGGACCAAACGTGGTCAAGACTGTCACGCACGAGCAGGTGACATCAGAGGAATTGGGTGGAGCTCTCGTACACGCATCGAAATCCGGCGTGGCGCATTTCGCCTGCGACAACGAAGCAGATGCTATTACCAAGCTCAAGCGTCTGTTCGAATACATTCCGCAGAACAACTGCGAGGACCCGCCGTTTGTGGCCAGTTCCGATCCCGCGGATCGCGAAGATGAATCACTCAATCATCTGATACCAGAGAACCCAAACCAGCCGTACGATATCAAGGATGTCATCACGCGGGTGGTGGATGAGGGATCATTCTTTGAAGTACACGAGGAATATGCGGCGAATATCGTAGTCGGGTTTGCGCGTCTGGCGGGACGTTCCATCGGCATCATTGCCAATCAGCCGGCGGTGATGGCGGGCGTGCTGGATATCAACTCGTCGGTGAAAGGGGCGCGGTTCATCCGGTTCTGCGATGCGTTCAATATCCCGCTTCTGACATTCGAAGACGTTCCCGGCTTCATGCCCGGCACCGACCAGGAGCATGGCGGCATTATCCGGCATGGTGCCAAACTACTCTATGCTTATTGTGAGGCGACTGTTCCGAAGGTCACGATTATCACGCGCAAAGCGTATGGCGGCGCCTACGACGTTATGAACTCCAAGCATGTGCGCGGCGACATGAACTACGCCTGGCCGACCGCAGAGGTCGCGGTGATGGGACCCAAGGGAGCGGTGGAGATCATCTTCAAGAAAGAGATTATGACGTCATCGAATCCGGAGTTGGAGTTGAAACGGAAAGAGGAAGAGTATCGCGAGAAGTTCGCCAATCCGTTCATAGCGGCCGCTCGTGGGTATGTGGATGACATTATCGAGCCGAAGACCACACGTCCTCGTTTGATCCGGGCGTTCCAGATGCTCGAGACGAAGAAAGACTCAAACCCGCCGAGAAAGCACGGGAACATACCGCTGTGA